ACGCCGACGAGGGTGCGCGCGTCGCTCGCGAATACCTCACGACGCGCGGGGACCATCCACAGTCGTTCGTCGACCAGGTGACCCAGTCCGTCCGCGAGCACTCCTATCAGGGTACTCTCGACGACGTGTCGCTGGAGACCCAGTGTCTCATCGAGGCCGACATTCTGGACAAGATCGGTGCCAACGGCGCCGTATTGATGCTCCTGCGGATGGGATACGAGTCACGCACGCACATGGACGCGGGCGAGATGATCGACCGCGTCCTCGAACGCGGGCACGACGCCGCCGACCGGGTCGAGAGCGACGCGGCAGAGAGCGTCGCTCATCAGCGACTCAAGCGCGTGAAGTGGTTCCGCGAGTGGCTCGAAGACGAAGTGCCAGGTATCGACGAACGAGACGCGGACGCGTAACCCTGGGGTCGTTTTTCGATCGCCCCGTTCCGTCGCCGCAGTCTGAGCGCCCGCTCTACAGTTCGAAACGGGGGCCTCGCCCCCGCCGCCTCGATCAGTCGTCGCCAGTCTGGACCGTTCCCGCACCGATTTCGGCGCCACCGGCCTTCGACGCCGGTTCGGGGAGGTCAGTGCGCACGTCCTCGCGGCTCTCCTCGGCGATGACCTCGGCGTACGCGTCGGGCATCACCTTCGTGAAGTTCAGGACTTCGGTGCCCCAGTCGTCGAGGAGCGTCGCTGCACGGTCGCTGTCGGTGTAGGCCGCGTGGTTCTCGACCATCCGGCGGAGCATGGCCTCGTCGGACTCCTCGAGGTCGTGGTGGATGGTCACCATGCCCTCGTTGGCGCGCTCCTGGAAGTCGCCGTCGGGGTCGTAGACGTAGGCGATTCCGCCGGACATCCCGGCCGCGAAGTTCCGCCCCGTCTCGCCGAGGACGGCGACGACGCCGCCGGTCATGTACTCGCAGCCGTGGTCGCCGACGCCCTCGACGACGGCTTTCACGCCGCTGTTGCGGACGGCGAAGCGCTCGCCAGCGAGGCCGTTGACGTAGAGTTCGCCCTGCGTCGCGCCGTAGAGACAGACGTTGCCGACGAGGATGTTGTCCGCGGGGTCGTACGCGGCCGTTTCGGGCGTCCGGACGATCACCTTGCCGCCCGAGAGCCCTTTGCCGACGTAGTCGTTGGCGGCGCCGACGAGTTCCATCGTCACGCCGTTGGCGAGGAAGGCGCCGAAGCTCTGGCCGGCGATGCCGTCGAACGTACAGGAGATGGTGTCCTCGGGGAGGCCGCTCTCGCCGTAGCGCCGCGAGATGCGGTTCGAGAGCATGGCGCCGACTGCACGGTCACCGTTCGAGATGTCCCGTCGGATGTGGATCGGCTCACCCTCCTCTATTGCGTCGGAGGCTTCGCCGATCAGGTCGCGGTCGAGGTGGGTCTGCACGTCCGCGTGCTTCTGTTCACGAACCTTGTGACGTTCGCCGCCCTCGGGTTCGGCGATGATGGCCGACAGGTCGAGGTGTTTGGCCTTCGGGTGGTCGGTTTCGGTCTGTTTCAGGAGGCCGGGGCGACCGATCATCTCTTCGACCGACCGGAAGCCGAGTTCGGCCATGATCTCCCGCAGTTCCTCCGCGAGGAACGCCATGTAGTTGATGACGTGGTCCGGCTGGCCCGTGAAGCGGTCGCGCAGGTCCTCGTCCTGCGTGGCGACTCCCGTCGGACAGTTGTTGGTGTGGCAGATGCGGGCCATCACACAGCCGGAGGTGATGAGGCTGGCGGTGCCGAAGACGTACTCCTCGGCGCCGAGCAGCGCGGCGATGGCAACGTCGCGGCCGGTCATCATGCCGCCGTCGGTGGAGACGCGGATGCGGTCGCGCAGCCCCGTCGCGCGGAGCATCTGGTTGGCCTCGGCGAGGCCGAGTTCCCACGGGAGCCCCGCGTTCTTGATCGACGTCTTCGGCGACGCGCCGGTGCCGCCGGAGTGGCCCGAGATGTGGACCACGTCGGCGTTGGCCTTTGCGACGCCGGCGGCGATGGTGCCGATGCCCGCTTCCGCGACGAGTTTCACGTTGATGTCGGCCTCGGGGTTGGCCGTCTTCAGGTCGTGGATCAACTGTTTGAGGTCCTCGATGGAGTAGATGTCGTGAAGTGGGGGCGGCGAGATGAGGCCGACGCCCGGCGTGGAGTAGCGGACGTGGGCGATCATCTCGTTGACCTTCTTCCCGGGCAGGTGGCCGCCCTCGCCCGGCTTGGAGCCTTGGGCCATCTTGATCTGCAGCTCTTCGGCCGAGGAGAGGTAGTTCGACGTGACGCCGAACCGGCCGGACGCGACCTGCTTGATGTTACACTCCTTTTCGGTGTCGAAGCGCTCGGGGGGTTCGCCACCTTCGCCGGTGTTGGACTTCCCGCCGATGCGGTTCATCGCGATGGAGTTCGTCTCGTGGGCCTCCGGCGAGAGCGACCCGAGCGACATGGCGGCCGTCGAGAATCGCTCGACGATTTCGTGGACGGGCTGAACTTCGTCGAGCGGGACCGGATCGCGGTCGCTGTCGAACTCCAGCAGTCCGCGAAGGGTCTGGAGGTTCTCGCGCTGGTCGTTGATCAGCGCCGCGAACTCCTGGTACTTCTCGTAGTTCCCCGAGCGGACCGCCTGCTGGAGCGTCCCGACCGTCTTCGGGTTCCACTGGTGGTGGATGCCGTTCGAGCGGTGTTCGTACTCGCCCTGTCGTTCGAGCTCCGGATCGGCACCGTAGGCGACGGCGTGGCGCGTCAGGAGGTCCTCTTCGAGCTGCGGGATGCCGATGCCTTCCGTTCGAATCTCCGTCCCTTCGAAGTACTCGCGGATGAACTCGGAGGAGAGGCCGACGGCCTCGAAGATCTGGGCGCCCTGGTAGCTCTCGACGGTCGAGATGCCCATCTTCGCCATCGTCTTCAGGAGGCCGTCCTCGAGGGCCTTCTTGTAGTGGGAGATGGCCTCGGCCTCCTCGGCGCCGTCGGGGCCGGCGACGATGTCACAGATGCTCTGGTAGGCGAGGTAGGGGTTGACCGCGTCGGCGCCGTAGCCGACGAGGGTCGCGAGGTGGTGGACCTCTCGCGGGTCGCCGGACTCGACGACGAGGCCGGCGTGGTTGCGGAGGCCGTTGCGGACGAGCGCGTGGTGGACGCCGCCGGTGGCGAGCAGGCTCGGAATCGGCACCCGATCCGGTCCCGTGTTCCGGTCGGAGAGGACGACGATGTCCACGCCGGCTTCGATGGCCGCGCGGGCGTCGCGGCGCAGGTCCTCGACGGCCGCCTCGAGGTCGCCGTCTTTCTCGTAGGTCATGTCGACGATGGCCGAGGAGAACTCGCCCTCGAGGTCCTTGATCTCCGCCGTCTGTGCGTCCGTCAGGACCGGCGAATCGACGACGAGCTGGCGGGCGTGTTCCGGCGTCTCGTCGAGGAGGTTGCGCTGGGGACCGAGCCGGGATTCGAGGCTCGTCACCAGTTCCTCGCGGATGTAGTCGATGGGCGGGTTCGACACCTGCGCGAACAGCTGTTTGAAGTAGGTGAACAGCGGCCGGTTGAAATCGGAGAGCACCGACAGCGGCGTGTCGTCGCCCATCGAGCCGACGGGGTCCTTGCCCTCTTTCGCCATCGGTTCGACGAGGTGGTCGAGTTGGTCGTACGTGTAGCCAAAGGCGGCCTGCTGGGCGCGCAGGGAGCCCACGTCCTCGCGGGGGTCGTAATCGGTATCGGCGCCGTCGCTGAGATGGCGTTGCTCCCGTTCGACCCACTCGCCGTACTGCTCGTCGGTGAGGTCGGCGAACACCTCGTCGTCGGGGACGACCCGTCCACGTTCGGGGTCGGCGACGAGCAACTGGCCGGGCTGGAGGCGGTGGCGTTCCTCGATGTCCGCGGGGTCGACGTCGAGGGCGCCCGCCTCGCTCGCCATGATGAGTCGGTTGTCCTCGGTCACGTCGTACCGGCAGGGCCGCAACCCGTTGCGGTCGAGTGCCGCGGCGATCTGTTCGCCGTCGGTGCCGACGACGAGCGCCGGGCCGTCCCACGGTTCGACGAGGCTCGCGTGGTAGTCGTAGAAGTCCTTGCGTTCCGGCGCCATCTCGTCGTTCTTGCGGAACGCCTCGGGGATGAGCATCCGGAGCGCGTGCGGGAGGTCACGGCCGCCCTGCACGAGGAGTTCGAGGGCGTTGTCCACCGACGCCGTGTCGCTCTGGTTCGGATCGTTGATGATGGGCTTCAGCGTGTCGATGTCGTCGCCGAACTCCGGGTGAGCGAGGTCCGTCTCGCGGGCCCGCATCCAGTTGATGTTGCCGCGGATGGTGTTGAACTCGCCGTTGTGGATGATGTTGCGGTAGGGGTGTGCGAGATGCCAGGCGCCGAGCGTGTTCGTCGAGAAGCGCGCGTGGACGAGAACGAGCGTCGATTTGACGCGCTCGTCGACGAGGTCCGGGTAGTAGGTCGGGAGCTGCGTCGCCTTGAGCAGACCCTTGTAGACCAGGGTCTTGCGGTCGAGCGAGCAGATGTAGAACCGGTCGGCGCCGGCCGAATCGAGCTCGTCGATTGCGTTCTCGACGGCGCGGCGGGCGACGTAGAGCGCGCGGTCGAAGTCGTCGTCGTCCATGCCCTCGGTCGGCCGGACGAACGGCTGATACACGTCGGGTTCGGAGTCGAGGGCGGTCTGCCCGAGGTCGGTGTTGTCCGTCGGTACGTCCCGCCAGTGGAACACTTCTACCCCGTGTTCGGCGAGCGTCCGCTCGAAGATGGTCATGAGACCCTGTCGGGCGGCGCCGTCACGCGGCATGAACACCGACCCGACCGCGTACGTCTCGGGGAGGTCGGCGTCGACGACGGCGTCGAAGAACTCGTCCGGGCGCTGGAGCATGATGCCGGCCCCGTCGCCGGTCGCCTCCTCGGCCCCCGTGGTTCCACGGTGTTCGAGGTTGATGAGCAGGTCGATGCCGTCGGCGACCGTCTCGTGCGAGTCGCCGCCGTCGAGGTCGAGGACGACGCCGACACCACAGTTGGATCGCTCGTCGGTGGGGTCAGCCAGTCCCCCCTGAGCGGCGTGGGCGTCTCTCCGCGGCTTGGTCATATCTCCCCTTCTATGTTCCCACTTATCAGCCTGTCCCTGTTACCGTAAGGCTTCATTAGTCACATACAAGGCAATATATATCATACTAAGTCTGTAGAAGGCCTTAGCGAATTTGTATAACGATTAATTGATAACGGTGGGGGATTCGGGTCTGAGAGGTTCTCTGGACGGCGATTTCGATCAGTACGACTTGGCGAAGTACGCCGTCTCGACGGCGGCGTCGTCACAGAGGGCACACGTCTCGCCCTCGTGGATCGGTTCGGTGTCGCTCTTCGAGGAACGTGGTTCCTCGCCACCCTCGAAGGGAACGAGCACGATTTCGGCCGCGATCTGTTCTTTGATCTCCGCTTCGCACGCCTCGTCGCCACACCACGGCGCCTTCACGTAGCCGCCGTGTTGGCCGATGGTGCCCAACAGCTCCGCGCGGTCCGACGCCTCGCGGACGCTTCCCTCCAGGTTCTCCTCCGCGGCGGCGTAGAGTTTGGCGTAGACGGTGTCGAAGTGATCCTCGACGGTGTCGACGATGTCGTCTCGGCCGTCGCTCGTCGACTCGCCGTCCGGTCGATGGACGAGCGTCACCGACTCCTCGTCGACTTCGTTGGGACCGACTTCGATCCGCAAGGGGACGCCTTTCAGCTCCCACTCGTTGAACTTGAAGCCGGGGTTGCGCTCGTCGCGGTCGTCGAGTTCGACGCGCACGCCCGCCTCGCGGAGGTCGGCGGCGATGCCCTCGGCGTATTCGAGTACGTCGTCTTTCGTCTCGTCCTGCCAGATGGGGACGATCACGACCTGTTCGGGCGCG
This window of the Haloplanus rubicundus genome carries:
- the gltB gene encoding glutamate synthase large subunit: MTKPRRDAHAAQGGLADPTDERSNCGVGVVLDLDGGDSHETVADGIDLLINLEHRGTTGAEEATGDGAGIMLQRPDEFFDAVVDADLPETYAVGSVFMPRDGAARQGLMTIFERTLAEHGVEVFHWRDVPTDNTDLGQTALDSEPDVYQPFVRPTEGMDDDDFDRALYVARRAVENAIDELDSAGADRFYICSLDRKTLVYKGLLKATQLPTYYPDLVDERVKSTLVLVHARFSTNTLGAWHLAHPYRNIIHNGEFNTIRGNINWMRARETDLAHPEFGDDIDTLKPIINDPNQSDTASVDNALELLVQGGRDLPHALRMLIPEAFRKNDEMAPERKDFYDYHASLVEPWDGPALVVGTDGEQIAAALDRNGLRPCRYDVTEDNRLIMASEAGALDVDPADIEERHRLQPGQLLVADPERGRVVPDDEVFADLTDEQYGEWVEREQRHLSDGADTDYDPREDVGSLRAQQAAFGYTYDQLDHLVEPMAKEGKDPVGSMGDDTPLSVLSDFNRPLFTYFKQLFAQVSNPPIDYIREELVTSLESRLGPQRNLLDETPEHARQLVVDSPVLTDAQTAEIKDLEGEFSSAIVDMTYEKDGDLEAAVEDLRRDARAAIEAGVDIVVLSDRNTGPDRVPIPSLLATGGVHHALVRNGLRNHAGLVVESGDPREVHHLATLVGYGADAVNPYLAYQSICDIVAGPDGAEEAEAISHYKKALEDGLLKTMAKMGISTVESYQGAQIFEAVGLSSEFIREYFEGTEIRTEGIGIPQLEEDLLTRHAVAYGADPELERQGEYEHRSNGIHHQWNPKTVGTLQQAVRSGNYEKYQEFAALINDQRENLQTLRGLLEFDSDRDPVPLDEVQPVHEIVERFSTAAMSLGSLSPEAHETNSIAMNRIGGKSNTGEGGEPPERFDTEKECNIKQVASGRFGVTSNYLSSAEELQIKMAQGSKPGEGGHLPGKKVNEMIAHVRYSTPGVGLISPPPLHDIYSIEDLKQLIHDLKTANPEADINVKLVAEAGIGTIAAGVAKANADVVHISGHSGGTGASPKTSIKNAGLPWELGLAEANQMLRATGLRDRIRVSTDGGMMTGRDVAIAALLGAEEYVFGTASLITSGCVMARICHTNNCPTGVATQDEDLRDRFTGQPDHVINYMAFLAEELREIMAELGFRSVEEMIGRPGLLKQTETDHPKAKHLDLSAIIAEPEGGERHKVREQKHADVQTHLDRDLIGEASDAIEEGEPIHIRRDISNGDRAVGAMLSNRISRRYGESGLPEDTISCTFDGIAGQSFGAFLANGVTMELVGAANDYVGKGLSGGKVIVRTPETAAYDPADNILVGNVCLYGATQGELYVNGLAGERFAVRNSGVKAVVEGVGDHGCEYMTGGVVAVLGETGRNFAAGMSGGIAYVYDPDGDFQERANEGMVTIHHDLEESDEAMLRRMVENHAAYTDSDRAATLLDDWGTEVLNFTKVMPDAYAEVIAEESREDVRTDLPEPASKAGGAEIGAGTVQTGDD
- a CDS encoding HD domain-containing protein, whose translation is MGVEIKESAVSDAAFEEMKQFVSDYLAASVENEDDGGRMRWYPWHSAEYRFNHTLNVVDLAADIARREGADVDVVRVAALFHDIAKLEAEQERHADEGARVAREYLTTRGDHPQSFVDQVTQSVREHSYQGTLDDVSLETQCLIEADILDKIGANGAVLMLLRMGYESRTHMDAGEMIDRVLERGHDAADRVESDAAESVAHQRLKRVKWFREWLEDEVPGIDERDADA